The Candidatus Poribacteria bacterium genome contains the following window.
GTTTATTTCGCAGCTATATTGATCACTGCTAACAAAATGTAAACACTACGTAGTTTTAAGGTTTTTGCCCGTTTTTTAGGGAGAAAGTCGCGAGCACCACTCGCTCCTACAAGAAGACGTTTCTTGAACCCAAAACTTACTCTTGCAACCTCCGCTTTTCTATAGTAAAATATCTAAAAAATCAGATAGAGGGTACATAATGAAACTTGGATTTGTGAGTGCAATTTTACCGGAACAGATGTTGACAGAAGTTGTTCAATTTGCCGCAGACACCGGCTTCGATTGTGTCGAACTGATGTGCTGGCCCAAAGGAAAAGCAGAACGGCGTTACGCCGGTGTCACGCACGTCGATGTAACAGATTTTTCCCAAGCGGAAGCAGATGAAATCCTGCAATGCGTTTCAGACGCGGGGGTAACCATCAGTGGCTTAGGCTACTACCCAAACCCACTGACACCCAACGAAACCGAAGCGGCTATCTACAGCGAACATCTCAAGAAACTGATTCTGGCGGCGGAAAAATTATCTTTGGACATTGTAAATACGTTCATCGGTAGGGATCAGACACGGACTATAGACGAGAATTGGGACCGTTTCAAACAGGTATGGAAGCCCTTAATCCAATTCGCCGCCGACCACGGCATCCGCATCGGCATTGAGAACTGTCCTATGTTTTTCACTGAAGATGAATGGCCCGCTGGACAAAATCTCGCCTACTGTCCCGCGGTTTGGGAACGGATGTTTGAGGAGATTCCGTCTCCGAACTTCGGACTCAACTTCGACCCGTCTCATTTTATCTGGCTTCAGATGGACTACCTGAAACCGCTTGTTACTTTCGCTGATCGGATTTTCCATGTGCATGCCAAAGATGTCCGGTTAGACAGAGCAAAACTCGATGAGGTTGGCATCCTCGCAACGCCTTTGTCGTATCACACGC
Protein-coding sequences here:
- a CDS encoding sugar phosphate isomerase/epimerase → MKLGFVSAILPEQMLTEVVQFAADTGFDCVELMCWPKGKAERRYAGVTHVDVTDFSQAEADEILQCVSDAGVTISGLGYYPNPLTPNETEAAIYSEHLKKLILAAEKLSLDIVNTFIGRDQTRTIDENWDRFKQVWKPLIQFAADHGIRIGIENCPMFFTEDEWPAGQNLAYCPAVWERMFEEIPSPNFGLNFDPSHFIWLQMDYLKPLVTFADRIFHVHAKDVRLDRAKLDEVGILATPLSYHTPKLPGLGDVDWGSFFSVLSDTGYDGAVCVEVEDRAYEETLEMRQRSLQQSHIFLRQFTG